GTAAAGGCTTAAGAAGAACATttcgtataaaaaaatcaagGTTGTCTGTTGGAAAATCGACTAGGTTATTATTATcgcctacaaaaaaaaaactatttgatgAGCACCGCAATaaaaagcatattatacaaaaacaagTGTTAAGAGCAAAAcatagaatacaatatttataagatCAGTTAAATGAAGTTAAGGAAAGACTAAATCAATTTTCAGATAGCTCAGTTAATgatcttataattaaaaataatttaaatgattccCAGTCTACTTTAGTTAGAGAAATAGTTGCAGCTAGCAAGTACAAAAACCCTAAAAACCGCCGCTACTCCGAAAactggatgttgctctgcttgTTGTTTAACATTCGATCACCTGGTGCATATCGTTTTCTTCGGGAACAAGATCTAATGCCTTTGCCCTGTACATCTACGATTCGCAAACATTTATCTATGGTCAAAACTAATTGTGGATTTGATCTTCAGTTTTTTGAGCTACTCAAAAGAAGGATGTCTCATAAATCTCTGGAACAACGACATGGAGTTCTCTTGTTCGACGAAATTCAACTAAGAAAAGGCCTATATGTAAACACACGAGATTTAACTTATTCTGGCTTAGAAGATATGGGAGGTGAAACTGAGGTTTCAGAGAATAAAGCTGACCAtgggttagtttttttttttcaaggtcTAGCAGATAAATTCTCTCAGCCTATTGCTGTATTTGCTTCTTCTAATTCGGtcaaaggtatttttttttaaattgtatttgtttttaaattaacttatttaaaattttaatattacaggaACTGTACTGGCCCAGCTTGTATTAAAAGCAATAATGATGTTAGAATCTTCTGGTTGCCTTATTGATGGTATAATTTGTGATGGTGCTGCTACAAACCGAAAAATGTGGACCCAATTTGGGATTAGTGGTAAATTAGGAGCGGTCCAGAACTATTTTATACATCCTACTCAGGAAAACAGAAAAGTATTTGTGTTATCGGATGTTCCACaccttttcaaaaatataagaaacCGCTTACACgacaaaaaatatcttaaagtaatatttttgttaatatttagtatgaattatgttataatgtttaaatgtattaatttaaggTGAATCCTGATCGAAAATGTGTCAGTTGGTTTCATTATATTGAGGCCTATAATGCAGATGTAATTCATCCTGGCAATGCACGTGCCATTCCAAAGGTTACTAAAGAACATTTATATTTGTCCAATTTAATGAAAATGCGAGTTCGTTTAATGacacaagtaaaatattttaaaatattcaataataataaaaaaaaattcaatacaacttaaataaatttcaaaatatttattcaatatacttTCAGTTTTGtagtaaatgttaatatttatttatagaaaactcACTTATGATCTAATGTTTGTACATTAGGAAGTACTaccatttattaacatttacgtATTAATGTATCCAATTATTATTCAGGTGTTCAGTCGATCGATGGCTTGCGGTATAGAGTTCTATAGGCGGAAGAAAATTGTTGGTTTAGGAGGTAGTGAAGAAACCCAAGACTTTAcattatttctaaacaatttgtTTGACACCTTAAATCGCCGTTATACCTCTGAAGGTATTACCAAATCCAGTAATGACTTTAAGgtattgaataacaattatcaactattattttcattaatatacatttgttttttattattactattcatgCTTATTCCTTAtatgtattactttatttattgtttaccaaaataattattgaaataaaatacttattatgtgttatatttttaattgacagATTTTGGAAGATGCAGAAGTTTGGCTTAATGACTGGGAACAATTTGTACATGATTCAAAAATAAGTCCAAATGAATTTCTCACTTGCTCTACAGCGGAAGGACTTCGTGTTACACTACGATCATCAATAGAACTTTgcagatatttattatatgactgTGGATTCAAATACGTATTAACAGGCAAAATGAACCAAGATCCAttagaagtacctatatttgtctCAAACTATGATTTTgtgacatttattataattttttttctgtttgaattttagaaattttttggCATGATCAGACAAGCAGCAGGGCCTAATGATCACCCAACAGGCCCTacttttttacacatttatcgAATCTTATCTATATATTCTGTGCTACGGCCACCCAAGTCAGGCAATTGCACTATTCTTGATAGCAAGGCTCCAAAAATAGCATTGTCcgaattaaaagaaatatttcatTCTGAATCGACTATAAGACAACAAAAGCTTTCTAATTTGAAACTTAAAGTAGATTTACTTATTGATGAAGGTTCTTGGGAAGCCGATGAAATATTTGAAGACCATAATTACAATGAAGCTTctgcattaaattatattatttactatgctACCGGGTatgtgacaaaaaaaattattaaaaatacatcttGCATCCTTTGCTTGAacgcattaaaaaataaccagAAGTATATAGATATTCCTGAAGCGGAATTGGTTAACTTGAAATCAAAAGGAGGCCTAACTCATCccaacatacatttatttaattttttaactaaagttGAAGAAAGTTTTGCTACACATTgccaacataaaaatgtatttgatctCACTGTAGATGATGTTCTACATTTTCCTATTTCATTCCCTTGTAATGAACACAAAAGCCAAGTTGTTTCAtctattttaactaattatttaatcatgCGAATGCGACACTTTGCTGTACAAGACaatcgaaaagaaaaaaaaaaatagcagagAGAAGAAGAAAATTGCTAAATTGGTCTCTGCTTAAAAGATGTTTTATAACTGCTTATATaactgcttattattattaagagaatgtgatacccacatgtgttgtcttcgtcttacaagtgNNNNNNNNNNNNNNNNNNNNNNNNNNNNNNNNNNNNNNNNNNNNNNNNNNNNNNNNNNNNNNNNNNNNNNNNNNNNNNNNNNNNNNNNNNNNNNNNNNNNNNNNNNNNNNNNNNNNNNNNNNNNNNNNNNNNNNNNNNNNNNNNNNNNNNNNNNNNNNNNNNNNNNNNNNNNNNNNNNNNNNNNNNNNNNNNNNNNNNNNNNNNNNNNNNNNNNNNNNNNNNNNNNNNNNNNNNNNNNNNNNNNNNNNNNNNNNNNNNNNNNNNNNNNNNNNNNNNNNNNNNNNNNNNNNNNNNNNNNNNNNNNNNNNNNNNNNNNNNNNNNNNNNNNNNNNNNNNNNNNNNNNNNNNNNNNNNNNNNNNNNNNNNNNNNNNNNNNNNNNNNNNNNNNNNNNNNNNNNNNNNNNNNNNNNNNNNNNNNNNNNNNNNNNNNNNNNNNNNNNNNNNNNNNNNNNNNNNNNNNNNNNNNNNNNNNNNNNNNNNNNNNNNNNNNNNNNNNNNNNNNNNNNNNNNNNNNNNNNNNNNNNNNNNNNNNNNNNNNNNNNNNNNNNNNNNNNNNNNNNNNNNNNNNNNNNNNNNNNNNNNNNNNNNNNNNNNNNNNNNNNNNNNNNNNNNNNNNNNNNNNNNNNNNNNNNNNNNNNNNNNNNNNNNNNNNNNNNNNNNNNNNNNNNNNNNNNNNNNNNNNNNNNNNNNNNNNNNNNNNNNNNNNNNNNNNNNNNNNNNNNNNNNNNNNNNNNNNNNNNNNNNNNNNNNNNNNNNNNNNNNNNNNNNNNNNNNNNNNNNNNNNNNNNNNNNNNNNNNNNNNNNNNNNNNNNNNNNNNNNNNNNNNNNNNNNNNNNNNNNNNNNNNNNNNNNNNNNNNNNNNNNNNNNNNNNNNNNNNNNNNNNNNNNNNNNNNNNNNNNNNNNNNNNNNNNNNNNNNNNNNNNNNNNNNNNNNNNNNNNNNNNNNNNNNNNNNNNNNNNNNNNNNNNNNNNNNNNNNNNNNNNNNNNNNNNNNNNNNNNNNNNNNNNNNNNNNNNNNNNNNNNNNNNNTGGTAACACAATCTGACCGAGTGGCGGGCCAGCGATAgctaacctgtatatctttaacCGTGATCTGTACTGTGTTCGCTGGCCACTACTTATAATATCTCTGGCCGTTGCGACGTAGGTAGTGTATGTGTGGTGATTTCCGAGCGTCTTGTTTTTCCTTTTGAACTTAAAACTCATTTTAAAATTCCAGAAGATAGATACACTTTCCCTGATTAATAATTGGTAAAGACTTTGGTTTTAAGTTTCAGGGTTTCCTTAAAATGAACGATTTCTCGGAGGGCGGCGCACGTTCGGAAACAATGTATGGTGCGGTGCGCTATCTATGGTTGTGGTAAATAGTCGCTGTTGTGCGTTCGACGATGTTTTGGTCGTTACGTGTGTGCATGAGCGCGCGGTTGTGTGATCGGTGCAATAGTGTTGTAACGAGGAACGAGAATGCACTACCTAAATGGGCACTCCGTTTTGTCtcgttacaatatatatataagtattctaCACTTATTACAATTATCTGATAtgctatacataggtataagatgtttcaaataaaaaaattttattttatatttaggcatacatattatattatttctaaataatatttttcaaagtataactatatatatatatatatatttatatttataggaatCTTAgcagaaatgttttatttatacatagtcgtcacacattattattattaggtaaaaatctattatttagatttaaaagaaaaaaaatagacttcagtgttctaaataataataatattttatttacataaaattaataggtactacatTTAAGCGTTAAATttggataacatttttttttccagtgtAGAGTGTTTTTTTGATCCCACGCGGAGTCATCACtggtatatatatttgaataaattgtgattttttacCGCCACACACAATACCGTTTACATTTTAACagattatacaataacaataataatggtgatagtaataacaattacgatagtgataacaataataataataataattgtgataatgataacaatattttttttttatgattattcaatCAATTCGATAATGTCCATGCGCGAGAGTATCAATACGATTAGGGAGAATATGTCGTTTGTAGTCAAATCTGTTTAGGACTAATTTACTAGTCTTAATCGTGCTGACTTGGTGCTTATACGAACGGATAGATATATTTTCTCTATACGCTGTATACGGCATGTAGGATTGTTGTTGTGTTATTAgatgtggtggtggtggtggtggtggtggtggtggtggtggtggtggtggtggtggtggtggtggtggtggtggtggtgtagACGGCGGGTGTTGTGTTGTTGGTGGAATTGCTGCAATCACGGCGTTTCGGTGTATGCGCTTAATGACAATACGTGCGCAATCTCGAGCTAGGTATCAGCCTCCCTGTTGACGCGTCGAACTCCTTATCACAATAATCATCCGCGTCCtaaccgtcgtcgtcgtcatcgtcgtcgtcggtgaACAAACAGCGCATGTGATCGTCGAACGTCAGGTGGTTTCTAATCACATGCCCCCGAACTCCCTTGGAGCGGATATTTACGACACCCTCGATATCGTATGCGTATGATTTAGCACGTAATCCAATAAACCTATGATTATTACGGCCTGTAATCTCGTCCTTGAAGTATCCTGGTAGTTTCATACGTGTCAAAGTGTAGCACCTGTGATCAGGTGGTAGATTAGATGTATCCATACGATTCAGCAAGTTCGGATTTTTCGCCACATCGTCGTAAAAATCGCGTGTTTTCACGTGATATATCAGAGAATCTGTTAACAAGTAAAATAGTGATAACGTTAATAACACATTAAATACGACAGTGGATCACAGCGTGATATACATACCAGTATCGGTGTACAACAGGCTGATATTGTCGCCGTAATGGCGTTTTATCACGTTATAATGATATTCGTACATCAACTCCTTGCTCCGCTCGAGTATGACAAACCCGATGTAATAGGTTTGCAGAAATCAATCTCTTTATTGTGCATAGTCACTGCAGCAGATTTTGTTT
This region of Acyrthosiphon pisum isolate AL4f unplaced genomic scaffold, pea_aphid_22Mar2018_4r6ur Scaffold_21053;HRSCAF=22904, whole genome shotgun sequence genomic DNA includes:
- the LOC100569228 gene encoding uncharacterized protein LOC100569228: MYEYHYNVIKRHYGDNISLLYTDTDSLIYHVKTRDFYDDVAKNPNLLNRMDTSNLPPDHRCYTLTRMKLPGYFKDEITGRNNHRFIGLRAKSYAYDIEGVVNIRSKGVRGHVIRNHLTFDDHMRCLFTDDDDDDDDG